TGCGACTTTGAGGTTGCTTTTTGATATTCGGGTAGCCAGCCTTCTTCAACTGTATGGATGATAATTGCGAGAGCAACTAACCAAATTGCTAAATCTTTAACAGCCATAAGCATTACATTGCTCATCGTTGTTGTATTTGCTTATTCTACTGAGATTAAGCTGTATCGGCAGAGATTAGCGATGGCTAGTAGATTCCATTAATCTATGAGTCTTTTAAGACTAACTTGTGGATCACCATGCTTTAGTTTATGGCTGCAATAGTTACAGTTCCGCCTTCAGTGACATCAACTTGCAGCTTAAATCCATATAGCAAGCTCATGCCGATTAGCGGATCTGCTTCAGAAGCTGCCACATCAATAATCTGAGGTTTGCCATCCCAAATTACCGTTGCTTTATGCATATCAAAAACGACCTCACTGCCATCGCCTAAAGTCCCAATATCACGGAAATACCAAGGTAGGCCAAGGGTGGTAATGGTTGAGGGTGGAAGAGATAAAAAGCCTGTGAACCCTGTATCAATGACAGCTTCAACGATTTGCTTGGGTGCATCGGCATGACCCACTGCAACGCGAAGGATGGCTTCACAACGTTGGTTGACGAAGCCGTGCATCATACCGTGTTCTTACGACTCCGGGAGCCAAAACGATAGACGGCCTGATGACCTATCCGAATCACCCAGGGTTGAGCGTTTGGATAACGCTCATAAAGTCGATCTGTTGCTGAAATAGGGGTATCAGCTACCTCAAAAGCGCCAGTTTCGATATCAATTGCCACGATTTTGCCATGATTGCCCGCTTCAACTTGGGAGCGTACCTGGGTTTCATAGATCTCATTGCCTTGCTTAGCAAACTCTTCTTTGCTGTAGCGAGGATGTCGAACGGTCATTGGCTAGTGACGTAACGCTAGTTATGTTCACTATTCTAACTTGGGGAATGGTGAACCAGTGCTGTTAGACCAAGTTGTCAAATCTTGAATAGTCATAAGCCTGTCACCCATCATTACGTTCACTGCTGATCTTGGCTTTATGGACCCGACTGCCTTGCACCAGAATGAGTAGTAGTAAAACTCAACTATGTACCAAGTTTTTATAAAAAGATTTTCAATGAGGCATTATTCGTAGGTTGTCCACTCAAAACCCAACTGTCTAACTGATTGCAATTCACACAAATCGAAATATTGCGTTTCCAAAATCTTCGTAATAACTGTTACGCCTGATGTATAAATAGGGATGTGAAATTTATTGCCTTCAAAAACACCTTTACCTTGATCATGATGATTATAGTTATGATGCCAATCATCAAATTGAACGAGCTTTTCTAGATTTTTTGAAACATACAAATATAGCTCCTCGTCTGTTGAGTATAATTCTTCGCCAAAACTCTCTACAAGATTCACTAGAAGATCGAAATCATATTCAGGTGCTAGATTTTGTCTGACCACATCTTTCGAAGGGATTGCAACTAGCTCATCACGAATATATACCTCTAGTTCTTGAGAGATAATACGCTGATAATTTTCGTCATATTTCACTTCTCTATCGTCCCATTGAAAAGATGAATGTAAAGCTGGCGTGCCAAATCCTTCTTCTACTTTCACTCCAGGTCCATAGGCACGGAGCATCAGTCCTATTCCATCTGAAGACGGGTAGTTCATCAGTAGTTCATATACAATTGCCCAGCTCTCTCGATTACAAAAGCCTGTCACTCTAACTGCTGCGATGTCGTAATTCAGATTGAGTAGAGGATAATCCTTTTTATCCAAATATTGAAGGATTTCATCTGAGGTAAAGCCCCTTGATTCCTCCTGAAGCGGATATTCAGATATGGCCGATGATATTACTTTGAGAAAAGCTTTTTGAGAGTTTTCATTGGCCTGATTTCCGCACGCCTCACCCTCACAATCTGTCGAAAAAATCTTGCCTGTGATCTCATCTTGAGAATTTTCAAAATCCCCCAGAATATTGGCTGCAATCGCATCTTGCACATTAGGAGGCAACGCTAAGATCAAAGCTTTGATCTTAGCAATGGCTTGTTCAGCAAGTTCTGTAAGTTCTGTCATAACTTCAATCCCACTCTAAGGGAAAAACTGTATTTTATTTAAGTACTATTTAAAGGCTATAGATAGTGTTTCTACAGATAGTAAGTACTCCTATTTTTTGCAATCTATGACAAGAATTTTAGCTCGAATATATCCTTTGAAAATAAGATTCATAAAGGTCATTACGAGGAATAACTTGATTGTTCTCTCGCTTGATTAACCCCATACTATGGAGTTTATAGGCTTGCACAGGGTTAAGAGATGCAGTAGCCGTTAGCACCCCTTGAAATGCCTGCATCAAATTAGGCGTCTGCTGCAACGTTACCCAGTGGTGCAACAGATGACCACTATAAATCCCCTCATCACTAGCAGCCATTTGCACAAGCTGATTAAACGTCAGTTCCCTCGTACTGAGGGCAGATAGCGCTACCCGAACCAAATAGGGGTGCCCCCCAATCATCGCCATTAGTTTCGACAACTCACCCTCAGTAAGAGCCACCTGATGCAGTTGAGCAAGGTGTTGGATTTGGTTTGCAGTGAACTCCGAAAGGCCAATGGGAACCCCCGTATTAAAAGGAGATTGATGATAATCCAGCGGGATATAAGCTTCCGTTGAATGAACCAAAATTAGCCGTAATTGTTGCCATTGCTGAGAGATTCGCCCCTTCTCATGCCAGCTCCGCAACATACCAAAAAAGTCTTCGATGATGTCTTGAAAGGGGAATAGGCGATCGACATTATCTAGTCCTAAAACGAACGGTCCCTGCACTTCTAGGAATAAATGATCTTCAAAATAGGCCGTGCAATTATCATTACTGCCAAAAATCTCTGAATCCCAAAGTTCTGAGAGTCGATTTTGTAAACGAAGTTGGCGGCTAGTCATGGCACAGAGCCACTTTAATAGCTTCTCCAAGCTCGCCAAAACAGACTTATCGACACTCCCCATATCGATATAGACCGTGGGATAGGCTTGCTGCTGAGCAAAGGCCATCAAGTGATAGAGCAATGAAGTTTTACCCATCAGTTGCGGTGCTTTAATCCGCAGTAATGCTCCCGGTTTAAGTAATGTCTGGCAGCCTAGTTGTTCGACACCCGCCCGCTCCAAATAAAAAGGAGACTCCGGCGAAAGGGGACCTTCAATGATTGGAGCTGGATTCAAAGCTACCGCAGGCGTGGAGTGGGCCTGCTGTTCCCAAGCCCGTCGTAACGCCTCTTTAAAATTGGTTTTACTAACCTTCTCGTTTAGCGCCTGTCCCAAGCGCTTCCACAAAGGACTACCAATATCTCGGTTGAGGTAAGCAGACCCATAGTTTAGCTGCTCCGCCATTTGCTCATAGGTTTGATGATTCCAAGACCCTTGCAATACCTGGACTTCCAGATCACTCAGGTGTTTGGTGGTCGCTGTAAAGATCAGTCGATTGGCAAAGTCTCGGGCCACGGGCCAGCTAAAATCTGCGTCGTTCTCCATACCCAATTTCTGGTAATGCTATTGGCGCTGTTAATGCCGGAACCCACTTCCCAATTAAAACCTATAAATTCCAATAATTTGCGATCGCACTCCGCTACAACACCCAATTAATTCCCCTTGGTTCTTCCTTTCACCTTGACCAGAATGGGGTCAATTGCATTTGGTGTAAGGAGTCTCACATGTCCCATCCCAGTCAACAACCGGGTTCTTGGCATCAACCCATTTCCACCCTGCTATTACTCTCTGGCATGGTCGCAGGGACCGTATTTGTCAGCTCAAATGTACTGCGGTTCGAATCTAAATCCCATGCCCAGTCCCCCAAGCTGTCCCAACCCCAACAAGAGATAGACCGCAAAGCGGATAGTCCCACCGGAGGTCTATTTGCTGAGGTAGATGGCAAGAAACTGTCCTTTCCCCTCAAACAGACCGATGTAGAAGCCGATATCTCCGGCAACCTATCGCGGGTAGAGGTCAAGCAAACCTTTACTAATCCCTATGACCGGCCTTTGGAAGCGATCTATCAGTTTCCGCTCCCCGAAGATGCCGCCGTGGACGATATGGAAATTCGGATTGGCAATCGGATTATTCGCGGTGTGATCAAAGAGCGGCAAGAAGCCAAGCAAATCTATGAAACGGCCAAGCAGGAGGGCAAAACTGCTGCCCTACTGGAGCAAGAGCGGGCCAATTTATTTTCCCAATCCCTCGCCAATATCGTGCCAGGGGAAACCATTGAAGTCGTGATTCGCTACACCAACAGCCTGGAGTTCGAGGGGGGCGATTACGAGTTTGTCTTTCCTACCGTGGTTGGGCCTCGCTATATTCCTGGGGCTCAGATTGATGCAGCAGGCAATACCACTCGGGTCGCCGATGCCGCCAAGATTACGCCCCCCGTACTACCTCCAAAGCAGCGGTCTGGCAACGATATCAGTATCACCGTCAATTTAGATGCGGGGGTGCCGATACGGAATTTGCGATCGCCCTCCCATCCCATCCTCACTAGTCAAAAAGGTCAGCAAACTCAGGTTAAGTTAGCGAATCAAACCACCATCCCCAACAAAGACCTAATTCTGCGCTATCAGGTCGCCAACAAACAAACTCAAGCCACCCTGCTCACCCAGTCTGACCAACGGGGCGGGCACTTTGCCACCTATTTAATTCCAGCTCTCAAATATAAGTCGAATGAGATTGTCCCCAAGGATGTGGTGTTCCTAATGGATACCTCCGGCTCCCAGAGTGGGCCACCCATTGTCCAATCCAAAAAGCTGATGACCCAGTTCTTGGACAAGCTCAATCCCAACGATACCTTCAGCATCATCAACTTCTCCAACACCACCTCCAAGCTATCCGAAAAGCCCCTAGCCAATACCCCAGTCAACCGCCAAAAGGCCCTCGCCTATATCAAAAAGCTAAATGCCGATGGGGGCACAGAGCTGATGAATGGCATCAATACCGTTGCCGCCTTTCCCCCTGCCCCAGATGGTCGCCTACGGAGTGTGGTGCTGCTCACAGATGGCCTAATTGGCGATGATGAAACCGTGATTGCCGCAGTCCGCGATCGCCTCAAGCCGGGGAATCGGATTTATCCTTTTGGTGTGGGCTATTCCACCAATCGATTCTTGCTGGATCGACTAGCAGAAGTCGGTCGAGGATCGGTTGAAGTCGTCGCCCCCAAAGACTCAGCAGAGAAGGTGGCCGCTAAGTTCGTCAAAACTATTAACAAGCCCGTCTTAACGGATATCGAAGTCTCCTGGGTGGGGCCTGGCAAAGGTCCAGATATTTATCCCCAGCGCGTTCCCGATCTGTTCGCCAATCAGCCCCTTGTTCTCCATGGGCGCAAGCAAGATGGCCAGTCCGGCAAACTGAAAATTACGGGACGGATGGCCGGTGGAAAACCCTATGAACAGGTCTTGGGGGTCAAGTTTAATGCCTCTGGCAATGAAGCTATTGCCCAACTTTGGGGCCGCAACCGGATCAAGAGCTTGATGAATCAGATGTATGGCCGAGAAACGGACCCGGCAGTTAAGCAGGTGACCAATACCGCCCTCGCCTATCGTTTGCTCTCTAAATACACTGCCTTTGTCGCTGTCACGGAAGAAATCCGCGTCGACCCCAACAATCCCAACCTCACACAACGGGTGCCCGTCGATCTACCAGAAGGCATGAAACTCACTAATCCGGCTGCCCATGCTACCCCGGAACCTAGTGAAATCCTCGGTTATCTGATTGCCCTCTTTGGCATCTTTCTCGTCATGGCCAAAAAGCATGGCTTGAAATGGTTGCCCACTCGGAGGCAGTCATGATCCTGGTCCCATCACAAAAGGGGGCAAAGACTTGGCTAATCGCCATTGGGGTTACCCAAATCTTGCTCCATCTCCTCTTAGTTCGTCGAAGCCAATATCCCTACCTCTTACCCGCCAGCAGTATCTTTTGGGCCGCAACCGCCATGCAGCTTTACACGCAGCGCCATACTTTATCGCTGCGCGAACATCGAGCCACCGGGGGTGGGCTGCTGTTGCTGGCAGCCGTGGTCTATCGAGGGCTCCATACCTTTGAATCCGACTACTTCCTGCGACTCTATCCCCTGCTAGTGCTGGTGAGTCTGAGCCTCTTGGCTTCCGGTCTCCAGGGATTGGCTCAATACCAAGGGGGACTCTATCTCTTAGGCTTCTTTGCCATGCCTTGGGAGCTGCTCTACCTCCTCGATTTCACCCCCTGGACCACACAGTTTTCCACGACGCTGCTCCGATTGATGGGCTTTACCGTCCATCAACAGGGCTTTACCATTGCCCTGCCAGGGGGTGCCATTGAGGTCTATAACGGTTGTTCTGGCGTGAGATCCATTACCCAACTCCTGGGCTTAGCCTGGATATATGTGATTCTGTCTGCCGTGCAGGGCCGCCAGAAATATCTCATTCTGCTGGGAGCTGTCTTAATCGGCTTCTTTGCCAATGGTTGCCGTGTGGCCCTACTGGCGATTCTCTCTAGTCAACCGGACACATTGCACTACTGGCATCAAGGCGATGGGTCGCTCCTGTTTTCACTGCTGGCCGTATTGCTGCTAGGGCTACTGCTTCTCAGTCTGCCCCCTCACCACGGGAGGTCTTTATCATGATCAGATGGTTTAAGCGAAACCCACTGGGGGTCGTTTGGGGAATAACGGTTTTGGTATTGGGGGTTGCGATCGCATCCTTCCAACCCCAAATCCCCCAAGTCGCTCCCTACCCATTTCCCCAAGTTATTCCCCTCGCAGATTGGACCTTCGCTGATAGTCAGCCGATTACGCCTGATCAAACCCCTGACTCCCAAGACATCCCTGGAGAGATATTGTCTGGACAACGGTATCACTATCGTCAAGACAACGCCGATCTCCAAATTGAAATGCGTTATCTCGCCCAGACCAATGGTGATCTGAAAGCCCTGATTAAACATCAGACAGGCAGTTTAGGCACGGTACTTCAATCAGCAGAAGGCGTGGGGACATTCAGCCTATTCACTCAAGGCCCCGAAAGCCAGCTGGATACCTGCATCAATCCTCGGGGAACCAGTACCGTCACTAGCGATCAATTCAAGCGCAATCGCACCCTTTACGATTGGCGATCCGGGCGTTTTCTGGGCTGGATGCTCGGCCAAGCCCCCCTCCATGACAATCGCTGTCTATGGACCCGAATGACCTTATCAACCTCAGTAGATGCCCCCTCAGTTGATCCATCTAAGGCATTAACAAACCCATGGGAAGACTGGCATCAATGGTGGCAACCTCACTTTCCACCGTTAGCCTAGAACCAATACAGCCCAAAGAAGCCCACTTTCTCCCCAAGTTTGGTGAAGGCAGAACCTAGAGATCAGCTCTCTCCTAAACCACCAGCCCATTTATCGTGCCAAGACATCCGGCCAATTTTTGTCAGCTTCAGCAATATTCCCTGGAATATCCCCTTCCCACTGCTTCTGAACATCAAGACTGTAATTAAGATACAGCTTGCCATCTACAATTTTCCAGGCCTGAGGATCGATAGAGGCAGTGGTGCCTTTCTTCACAGCCCAAGCACAATAGCCCCCATACTGGGGCGCATACTTTTCAGGATTGCTGGCAAAAGAATCCCGATTTTCAGCACTGGCAAACTGCCAAGTGGCCCCCTGCCAGTCATGGGAGAATTCTCCTTTTCCTTTTACTGGAGCGCCATCCGTAAAGTAAGCCACCGGATCATATCCTCGAATTGCCGCACCATCCGCAGAAAAAACGGCAGGCTTAGTGTTGGTTTGGCTCTGTTCAGCCCCAGATTCAGAGCTAGAGGTCGAAGGATCTGTACAGCCGATACTTAAACCCATTCCCAGCACTAACACTGCTGGCCAGAGTGCAAATTTAAAATTCATAGACCAACCTCATAACGAATTACAACAAGCAGACGAAACATGCTCTCAGAATAATACTGAGCTGCAAACATGAGAATGTTGTGAACTCACCCTGAAAAGATACAGTCGACGGCCTGTGATTCCACCCCTCGATACCATCCTAGAGAAAACACCGTGATTGAGACATGACAGCGCTTTGGCTACTTATGCCATAATCCGTAGCATCCTGACCATGAGGTAATGCCAGTGACTCCTTCCGATCAGATATGCTGCTGTTCCTGGGTCGACCTGGGCAAACCTGATTATGTCCAGTATCACGATCAGGAGTGGGGCATTCCCGTCTATGACGATCTGCATTTGTTTGAGCATCTAGTCCTGGAGTCTTCTCAAGCAGGCTTGAGCTGGTATACCGTCCTTCGTAAACGCGAAAATTACCGAATTGCATTTGATCAGTTCAATCCCCAACAGATTGCCCACTACGATGCAGCCAAAATAGAGACCCTAATGGGCAATGCGGGCATTATTCGCAACCGCAAAAAGATAGAGGCCATTATTGGCAACGCTCGCGTCTTTTTACAGATTCAGGCAGAATTTGGTAGCTTTGCTAGCTATAGCTGGCGTTTTGTGGGCGGACAGCCCATCGTCAATACCTTTAGTGCATCCGATACCTGGCCCACCACTAGTCCAGAATCCGATGCCATGAGCAAGGACCTTCGCAAACGAGGCTTTAAGTTTTTTGGCTCAACGATCTGTTATGCCCATATGCAGGCCACGGGCATGGTGAATGACCATAGTGTCGAGTGTTTCCGCCGCCAAGAGATTATTGACAGCTACGTCCCGATTTTGAGTCAGTCTCCCTAAGATTTCAAGATTTAAGATTTCAAGATTAATGTTCGATAATACCCACTTTGGGTGTTACAAATGTTGAGAATGGGACAATCAGCACTTATTACTAGAAGAAGAGAGGCTACCTTAACAATTATCCACTTCACTAGAGAGCAGGTTCTGATACGAGTGCGGTTAGTGAAATTGGCTAGACATATCGGTTTTCTTTCTCTATTTATAGAACTTAATAAATCTAGCAATGCTTAGCTAGAATAGCCTTCAGAAATAGGCTGGCTTTTAATTTTGCCGCAAAGAAATAAAAATACAGATGAAAAATACAATATTCGTCCCAAAATAGCAGATACTCTACCCATAGACTTAATCCTTATCTCTATCGATAGATTATTAGTTGTTGGTGTGAGTTTATTGCCCTTATTGCCGTGTTTACATGTCTTAGAAGCCCATTCTCCTAAATACAGAAGGATGCCAGTATTTTGGTTTGAGGCTTGACCTCTAGATCTGATACTGATGAGTGTGCTTTTCCCACAATCCTGAGGCAGATTGGGTATTATAGTGTGAACTTCTTTCATTAGTGTCCCATCCTTCGAATTGCCATGGCTCGATATACTCGTTCCCTATCAGTTGCATTATCTTTGAGCAACTGTCTTACACAATTGAAGGCTGTGTTGGAGAGTTGTGATTTAGAAGCGCTTTTCTCTAAAGAGGACTGCATCATTGCCCGCGAGAAACCGGGCAAGGTCCCCTTTGCCAAACTCGTTACCATTGAAGTTTTAGTCGACAGCACCAGGGCTACCAGCAACGTCACAAATATGGATGTTGTGGTTAAGAATGAAGAATTACCACTACAAAGTAATAATCATTGTTTTCAAATTTTTGATCAGTTCAGTCAAGCCATCAATCAGCATTCGGGTTGGCAAGTCATAGCTGAAGCAGAAGAGCCCAATCAATCGCAAACAGCATCAGCAGAATCCCCGGCAACCCCAACAGCAGCCACTACCCCCCAGGCCACCCTTAAAATAGAGACAGCTCCTGCAGCAGCCCAACCCCTCGCCTCAGAGCCCATTGCACCGGTCTCAGCTAACGCTCAAGCTGAGCCTGTCGTTCAGCTACCCAAGGCGGCTGATCTTCCCCTGCCACAATCTTTCACAGATACCGCTCCAGAGCTAGCTACTCCTCCAGAATCAGTCCAATCCAACACAAATGACTCGATTAACCTAGAGCCGACAGCGGAAAAGCGGGTGCAGACGACTGCCAACTTAGAGGAACTGCGGCAAAAACGGGCAGAAAGCGTTGCCAATTTGGAACGTCTAAGACAGAAACGAGCAGAAAGCATTGCCAACCTGGAAAAGATGCGGCAAAAGCGAGAGCGCATGTTTGCGGCCAATGAGAGAGAGGGGACTGGAGAGGATATTAGCTCTCTCGATTTACCTGAGCGGCCTTCGACCTCCCAGGCATAGCACTAATCAAAATAGAATAGAGTTACTAGCTTACGTAGCTCTTCAGCTTCCTGGCAGGTCTTCAGTAAGGTGTGGCTGTCATGAAAGGCGAAGCAAATAAGCTGATCACATCGAGCTACGATTTCCTGGTTACAGATGGCGCTGGCTTCTGCTAGAGACAGATTGTCATGTTCTGGCTTTTCCACCAGGTGCATCACCTTCTCCAACAACCGTTGGGACTCAGGGGGCTGCTCCGTCATGCTTTGGGGTAAAACAACCGTCAATAACTTTGGATCCGCCCGCATAGCGCCTCGAATCGCAGCAGCATTGGTGCCAATCGCACCCGATGTGAGGAGGCGATTTCCAGAAAGGGCTAATGCATAACTCATCATTTCTATGATGTGCTGATGCATGAGGGGAACGTGGCGAGAACCCAAAATAGCAATGCGCTTGGAACTGGTCTGTTGAATCGCTGCTAGTTCTTGTAGAAACTCGTCAGCTTTGGGGTCGCCAACCTGAGGTAAATCGAGAGACTGGCTCAAAGAGGTACTGTGCCAAAACAACCCAGCCATTTTAACAAAGGTCAGTCAGATTTTGGGGGTGATGGATGGAGTTTATTCTTTACAGCCAAGGTTGACCTTGAATATCATCCCAAATCAGAGAAAGTAAGTCAGAATTCGTGGCATCAAACCAATGAATGGCAGAATTCGCTCTAAACCAGGTACGTTGACGCTTGGCGAACTGACGAGTATGAAGAATAGTTTGGGCCGTTGCTTCTTCGAGGGAAGCTTGCTGGTGCAAATAGGCCTTCATTTCTTGATATCCCAAGGTTTCTAAGAGGGGGAGTTCGGCCCCATAGTGTTCAATGAGTTCCTGTACTTCAGCCAGCCAGCCCTGTTCCAACATAGCGGCAGTACGCTGTTGAATGATGGCTGTGTGCTGATCCAGATCACTAATGTCTAAACCAATCTGCAAAATGGGGTAAGACGGCGGATTTTTGCCTTGCTGGGCGGATAGGGGTATACCGGTGGTGTAAAAAACTTCCAATGCCCTTAAGGTGCGGACTTGATCATGGGCATGGATTTTTTGGGCAGCTTGCGGATCAACTTGCTGGAGCCATTGGTAGATCTGGGATTGGTCTTGGGATTGGAGTTGCGATCGCAACTCCAATTGCGGCGGCACTCGCGGCATTTTTAGCCCATCAACAATGGCTCGAATATAGAGTCCAGTTCCTCCCACCATCAGCGGCGTTTGGCCTTGAGCATGAAATTTAGAAATTAAAGCTTGGGCCTGTTGTTGATAGTCGGCAACGGTCAAAGTCTCGGTGGGATCACAGATATCGATCAGATAGTGAGGGACTTGTTCTTGATCTGTTACAGAAGGTTTGGCGGTACCAATATCAAACCCTCGATAGACTTGCCGGGAGTCAGCACTTAGAATGGGTGCACCTAAACGTTGAGCCAAAGCCAGTGCCAGAGAGGATTTTCCCGTGGCCGTTGGCCCACAAACTACAATTAACCCTGGCGTCATTGCCGCTGAATCCTAAAGAATTAATAATGCAACCCCAATGTAAATAGCCCTTAAGACAGGTCTAAAATCGCTTAAAAGGCATTTGTGATAGAATTTGGGGGGTTTTTTGTATTTACCCAAACCAACATAGCTTTAAGTCGCTTATAGGAGCGCTTCATTAAATGGCCACAAACTATAGTGCAGATCAGATTCAAGTCCTGGAAGGGTTGGAACCCGTTCGGAAACGCCCTGGGATGTATATCGGCAGCACTGGCCCCAGGGGATTGCATCACTTAGTGTACGAGGTGGTGGACAACTCTGTCGATGAAGCTCTTGCTGGACACTGTAAGCATATTCATATCTATCTCAATGCAGATGGCTCTGTCAGAGTGACCGACGATGGTCGGGGCATCCCCACAGATTTGCATCCCACCACTGGCAAAACAGCCCTAGAAACGGTGATGACCATCCTCCATGCTGGGGGCAAATTTGATAGCGACAGTTATAAAGTCTCAGGAGGATTACATGGGGTTGGTATCTCTGTCGTTAATGCCCTATCAGAATGGGTAGAAGCGAAAGTATGGCGCAACGGCAAAGTTCATACCCAACGGTTTGAGCGTGGCATTCCGAAGACAGAGTTGGTCGTTGAAGACACGGATCGGAAACAGTCCGGGACCGCGATTACCTTTTTACCAGATACTCAGATTTTCACCGTTACCACCGAATTTGACTACAAAACCGTCGCCAGTCGTCTGCGGGAATTGGCCTACCTGAATGCAGGGGTAGAAATTACCTTTCAAGACAATCGCTTAGAACTCTTGGGCACAGACGAACCCAAGGTAGAGGCCTATCGCTACGATGGCGGTATTAAAGAATATGT
The Acaryochloris marina S15 genome window above contains:
- a CDS encoding clan AA aspartic protease — protein: MMHGFVNQRCEAILRVAVGHADAPKQIVEAVIDTGFTGFLSLPPSTITTLGLPWYFRDIGTLGDGSEVVFDMHKATVIWDGKPQIIDVAASEADPLIGMSLLYGFKLQVDVTEGGTVTIAAIN
- the crtA gene encoding cyanoexosortase A; translated protein: MILVPSQKGAKTWLIAIGVTQILLHLLLVRRSQYPYLLPASSIFWAATAMQLYTQRHTLSLREHRATGGGLLLLAAVVYRGLHTFESDYFLRLYPLLVLVSLSLLASGLQGLAQYQGGLYLLGFFAMPWELLYLLDFTPWTTQFSTTLLRLMGFTVHQQGFTIALPGGAIEVYNGCSGVRSITQLLGLAWIYVILSAVQGRQKYLILLGAVLIGFFANGCRVALLAILSSQPDTLHYWHQGDGSLLFSLLAVLLLGLLLLSLPPHHGRSLS
- a CDS encoding DNA-3-methyladenine glycosylase I, which encodes MTPSDQICCCSWVDLGKPDYVQYHDQEWGIPVYDDLHLFEHLVLESSQAGLSWYTVLRKRENYRIAFDQFNPQQIAHYDAAKIETLMGNAGIIRNRKKIEAIIGNARVFLQIQAEFGSFASYSWRFVGGQPIVNTFSASDTWPTTSPESDAMSKDLRKRGFKFFGSTICYAHMQATGMVNDHSVECFRRQEIIDSYVPILSQSP
- a CDS encoding YHS domain-containing (seleno)protein, translated to MNFKFALWPAVLVLGMGLSIGCTDPSTSSSESGAEQSQTNTKPAVFSADGAAIRGYDPVAYFTDGAPVKGKGEFSHDWQGATWQFASAENRDSFASNPEKYAPQYGGYCAWAVKKGTTASIDPQAWKIVDGKLYLNYSLDVQKQWEGDIPGNIAEADKNWPDVLAR
- a CDS encoding DNA-processing protein DprA, producing MSQSLDLPQVGDPKADEFLQELAAIQQTSSKRIAILGSRHVPLMHQHIIEMMSYALALSGNRLLTSGAIGTNAAAIRGAMRADPKLLTVVLPQSMTEQPPESQRLLEKVMHLVEKPEHDNLSLAEASAICNQEIVARCDQLICFAFHDSHTLLKTCQEAEELRKLVTLFYFD
- a CDS encoding AAA-like domain-containing protein, whose protein sequence is MENDADFSWPVARDFANRLIFTATTKHLSDLEVQVLQGSWNHQTYEQMAEQLNYGSAYLNRDIGSPLWKRLGQALNEKVSKTNFKEALRRAWEQQAHSTPAVALNPAPIIEGPLSPESPFYLERAGVEQLGCQTLLKPGALLRIKAPQLMGKTSLLYHLMAFAQQQAYPTVYIDMGSVDKSVLASLEKLLKWLCAMTSRQLRLQNRLSELWDSEIFGSNDNCTAYFEDHLFLEVQGPFVLGLDNVDRLFPFQDIIEDFFGMLRSWHEKGRISQQWQQLRLILVHSTEAYIPLDYHQSPFNTGVPIGLSEFTANQIQHLAQLHQVALTEGELSKLMAMIGGHPYLVRVALSALSTRELTFNQLVQMAASDEGIYSGHLLHHWVTLQQTPNLMQAFQGVLTATASLNPVQAYKLHSMGLIKRENNQVIPRNDLYESYFQRIYSS
- a CDS encoding DUF7003 family protein yields the protein MTELTELAEQAIAKIKALILALPPNVQDAIAANILGDFENSQDEITGKIFSTDCEGEACGNQANENSQKAFLKVISSAISEYPLQEESRGFTSDEILQYLDKKDYPLLNLNYDIAAVRVTGFCNRESWAIVYELLMNYPSSDGIGLMLRAYGPGVKVEEGFGTPALHSSFQWDDREVKYDENYQRIISQELEVYIRDELVAIPSKDVVRQNLAPEYDFDLLVNLVESFGEELYSTDEELYLYVSKNLEKLVQFDDWHHNYNHHDQGKGVFEGNKFHIPIYTSGVTVITKILETQYFDLCELQSVRQLGFEWTTYE
- a CDS encoding VIT and VWA domain-containing protein → MSHPSQQPGSWHQPISTLLLLSGMVAGTVFVSSNVLRFESKSHAQSPKLSQPQQEIDRKADSPTGGLFAEVDGKKLSFPLKQTDVEADISGNLSRVEVKQTFTNPYDRPLEAIYQFPLPEDAAVDDMEIRIGNRIIRGVIKERQEAKQIYETAKQEGKTAALLEQERANLFSQSLANIVPGETIEVVIRYTNSLEFEGGDYEFVFPTVVGPRYIPGAQIDAAGNTTRVADAAKITPPVLPPKQRSGNDISITVNLDAGVPIRNLRSPSHPILTSQKGQQTQVKLANQTTIPNKDLILRYQVANKQTQATLLTQSDQRGGHFATYLIPALKYKSNEIVPKDVVFLMDTSGSQSGPPIVQSKKLMTQFLDKLNPNDTFSIINFSNTTSKLSEKPLANTPVNRQKALAYIKKLNADGGTELMNGINTVAAFPPAPDGRLRSVVLLTDGLIGDDETVIAAVRDRLKPGNRIYPFGVGYSTNRFLLDRLAEVGRGSVEVVAPKDSAEKVAAKFVKTINKPVLTDIEVSWVGPGKGPDIYPQRVPDLFANQPLVLHGRKQDGQSGKLKITGRMAGGKPYEQVLGVKFNASGNEAIAQLWGRNRIKSLMNQMYGRETDPAVKQVTNTALAYRLLSKYTAFVAVTEEIRVDPNNPNLTQRVPVDLPEGMKLTNPAAHATPEPSEILGYLIALFGIFLVMAKKHGLKWLPTRRQS
- a CDS encoding cyanoexosortase A system-associated protein, whose protein sequence is MIRWFKRNPLGVVWGITVLVLGVAIASFQPQIPQVAPYPFPQVIPLADWTFADSQPITPDQTPDSQDIPGEILSGQRYHYRQDNADLQIEMRYLAQTNGDLKALIKHQTGSLGTVLQSAEGVGTFSLFTQGPESQLDTCINPRGTSTVTSDQFKRNRTLYDWRSGRFLGWMLGQAPLHDNRCLWTRMTLSTSVDAPSVDPSKALTNPWEDWHQWWQPHFPPLA
- the miaA gene encoding tRNA (adenosine(37)-N6)-dimethylallyltransferase MiaA, translated to MTPGLIVVCGPTATGKSSLALALAQRLGAPILSADSRQVYRGFDIGTAKPSVTDQEQVPHYLIDICDPTETLTVADYQQQAQALISKFHAQGQTPLMVGGTGLYIRAIVDGLKMPRVPPQLELRSQLQSQDQSQIYQWLQQVDPQAAQKIHAHDQVRTLRALEVFYTTGIPLSAQQGKNPPSYPILQIGLDISDLDQHTAIIQQRTAAMLEQGWLAEVQELIEHYGAELPLLETLGYQEMKAYLHQQASLEEATAQTILHTRQFAKRQRTWFRANSAIHWFDATNSDLLSLIWDDIQGQPWL